The Hymenobacter sp. DG01 genome has a segment encoding these proteins:
- a CDS encoding Gfo/Idh/MocA family oxidoreductase yields MSNPIQTGLLAFGMSGRIFHAPFIHTHPGFQLRAVVERSRKQVAEVYPGVISYDSMAELLADAALELVIINTPNGTHFELAREALRAGKHVLIEKPVTTTLAELDELLALAQERGLHLLAYQNRRWDSDFQLVREVVESRQLGRITEVHFRFDRYKAALNAKVFKEDPATHGSGLSYDLGPHVLDQALSLFGRPERVHKTLSCNRPKSRVNDYFHYHLAYPGGLNVFVAGSLLTAAPVPAYVLHGTLGSFQKPRTDVQETQLDQEMLPTDAAYGLDSSAGELTVVSGNGEKSLTTLASPRGNYPGLFEAVHQTLRQGAPYPIRNEELRWQLEILEQ; encoded by the coding sequence ATGAGCAACCCTATCCAAACCGGCCTCCTGGCCTTCGGCATGTCGGGCCGCATTTTTCACGCGCCTTTCATTCATACGCACCCTGGCTTTCAGCTGCGGGCGGTGGTGGAGCGCAGCCGCAAGCAAGTGGCCGAGGTTTACCCCGGCGTCATCAGCTACGATAGCATGGCCGAGCTGCTGGCCGACGCGGCGCTGGAGCTGGTCATCATCAATACCCCCAACGGCACGCATTTCGAGCTGGCACGGGAAGCGCTGCGGGCGGGCAAACACGTCCTCATCGAAAAGCCCGTAACCACCACCCTCGCGGAGCTTGATGAGCTGCTGGCCCTGGCTCAGGAGCGGGGTCTGCACCTGCTGGCCTACCAAAACCGCCGCTGGGACTCCGACTTTCAGCTGGTGCGAGAGGTAGTGGAAAGCCGGCAGCTCGGCCGCATTACCGAGGTGCATTTCCGCTTCGACCGGTACAAGGCGGCTCTCAACGCCAAGGTGTTTAAGGAAGACCCCGCTACCCACGGCAGCGGCCTGAGCTATGACCTGGGCCCCCACGTTCTGGATCAGGCCCTGAGCTTGTTCGGGCGGCCCGAGCGGGTACACAAAACCCTAAGCTGCAACCGGCCTAAGTCGCGTGTAAACGACTACTTCCACTACCACCTTGCCTACCCCGGCGGGCTGAACGTGTTCGTGGCGGGCAGCCTGCTCACGGCTGCCCCGGTGCCGGCCTACGTGCTGCACGGCACGCTGGGCTCCTTCCAGAAGCCGCGCACCGATGTGCAGGAAACCCAACTCGACCAGGAAATGCTGCCCACCGATGCCGCTTACGGCCTGGATTCCAGCGCCGGCGAACTGACCGTGGTATCCGGCAACGGCGAAAAATCCTTGACTACTCTTGCCTCTCCGCGCGGTAACTACCCGGGCCTGTTTGAGGCTGTACACCAGACGCTGCGACAGGGCGCCCCCTACCCCATCCGCAACGAAGAACTCCGCTGGCAGCTGGAAATTCTGGAGCAGTAA
- a CDS encoding class I SAM-dependent methyltransferase — translation MPALDRFSSQAELYARYRINYPPELYQWLLPQVPGRERAWDCATGNGQVAVVLAEHFQQVEATDLSASQLAQAPARPNITYQPSTAEHTPFPVSHFDLITVAQALHWFDMAAFNQEVNRLLRSGGVVAEWGYGLVQVSREQDPLIREFYAGTMRPYWDENRWHIDDEYARLPFPFAGVQQARFAVQRQWSAEWFLNYLRTWSSVVKYEKQHGHDPVLGIADELTRLWGDGERTVTFPVFARLGRKE, via the coding sequence ATGCCTGCCCTCGACCGTTTTTCCAGCCAAGCCGAGCTCTACGCCCGCTACCGCATCAACTACCCTCCAGAGCTGTACCAGTGGCTGCTGCCCCAGGTGCCCGGGCGCGAGCGGGCTTGGGACTGCGCCACCGGCAACGGGCAGGTAGCCGTGGTGCTGGCCGAGCACTTCCAGCAGGTAGAAGCTACCGACCTCAGCGCCTCGCAGCTGGCCCAGGCCCCCGCCCGGCCCAACATCACCTACCAACCCTCAACCGCCGAGCACACGCCTTTTCCCGTTAGCCACTTCGATCTGATAACCGTGGCCCAGGCCCTGCACTGGTTTGACATGGCGGCGTTTAACCAAGAGGTAAACCGGTTGCTGCGCTCCGGTGGGGTAGTGGCCGAGTGGGGCTACGGGCTGGTGCAGGTAAGCCGGGAGCAGGACCCGCTGATCCGGGAGTTTTACGCCGGCACCATGCGGCCCTACTGGGATGAAAACCGCTGGCACATCGACGACGAGTATGCCCGCCTGCCCTTCCCGTTTGCCGGGGTGCAGCAGGCGCGGTTTGCGGTGCAGCGGCAGTGGTCGGCGGAGTGGTTTCTGAACTACCTGCGCACCTGGTCGAGCGTGGTGAAGTACGAAAAGCAGCACGGCCATGACCCCGTGCTAGGCATTGCCGACGAGCTAACCCGGCTGTGGGGGGACGGCGAACGGACGGTAACGTTTCCGGTTTTCGCGCGGTTGGGGCGGAAAGAATAG
- a CDS encoding CaiB/BaiF CoA-transferase family protein, with protein MMKPTQTLPLSGLQVLELASVLAGPQVGQFLAELGAEVLKIEAPAGDVTRTWRTPAEAPGTTVSAYFSCANWGKRSQIIDLTTPTGRAEVHRLAASADIILASYKPGDAEKLQVDYATLSGLNPRLIYGHITGYGPAANRAGYDAVLQAETGFMHLNAAGPGQEPQKMPVALVDLLTAHQLKEGLLTALYQRERTGRGALVQVSLLDSALASLANQAATYLVTGHDPQPLGSGHPSIVPYGTVYTAADGVRLLLAVGADRQFQQLCAVLDRPEWATDARFQTNTNRVAHRAILEELLHQRIAEVTGAELLAELERRLVPAGAVRSVGEALRHEAAAPMLLPATPEFPHAGLRTVAFWSNTWPVAERLLPPPAPGNAPE; from the coding sequence ATGATGAAACCCACCCAAACTCTACCCCTCAGTGGACTGCAAGTACTGGAGCTGGCCTCGGTGCTGGCTGGCCCCCAGGTAGGGCAGTTTCTGGCCGAGCTGGGGGCTGAGGTCTTGAAGATTGAAGCCCCGGCCGGCGACGTTACCCGCACCTGGCGCACCCCCGCCGAAGCCCCCGGTACCACCGTTTCAGCGTACTTCAGCTGTGCCAACTGGGGCAAGCGCAGCCAGATCATCGACCTCACTACCCCCACCGGCCGCGCCGAAGTGCACCGCCTCGCTGCCTCCGCCGACATCATCCTAGCCAGCTACAAGCCCGGCGACGCTGAGAAGCTGCAGGTTGATTATGCTACGTTATCGGGCCTGAACCCACGCCTCATTTACGGCCACATCACCGGCTACGGTCCCGCCGCTAACCGCGCCGGCTACGACGCCGTGCTGCAGGCCGAAACGGGCTTCATGCACCTCAACGCGGCCGGCCCCGGCCAGGAACCCCAGAAAATGCCGGTAGCCTTAGTGGATCTACTCACGGCTCATCAGCTCAAGGAAGGTCTGCTCACGGCTCTCTACCAGCGCGAGAGAACCGGCCGGGGCGCCCTGGTACAGGTGTCGCTGCTGGACAGTGCCCTGGCTTCCCTGGCCAACCAGGCGGCTACCTACCTCGTCACGGGCCACGACCCTCAGCCCCTGGGCTCCGGCCACCCCAGCATTGTGCCCTACGGCACCGTGTACACCGCCGCTGACGGAGTGCGTCTGCTGCTGGCCGTAGGTGCCGATCGTCAGTTTCAGCAGCTGTGCGCGGTACTGGACCGCCCCGAATGGGCTACCGACGCGCGCTTTCAGACCAATACCAACCGGGTAGCGCACCGCGCCATATTGGAGGAACTGCTACACCAGCGCATCGCGGAGGTAACGGGCGCCGAGCTACTCGCGGAGCTGGAGCGGCGGCTGGTGCCTGCCGGGGCCGTGCGCAGCGTAGGAGAAGCCCTGCGCCACGAAGCTGCCGCACCTATGCTGCTGCCCGCCACGCCGGAGTTTCCACACGCCGGCTTGCGCACGGTGGCGTTTTGGAGCAATACCTGGCCGGTGGCTGAGCGGCTGCTACCCCCACCCGCGCCGGGCAACGCGCCGGAGTGA